In the Sandaracinus amylolyticus genome, CAGCTCGGGGTGTCCGCCCTGCGAGATCGCATCGCGGAGCCGTCCTTCGTTCGCGCAGACGATGGCAACGCTCCCGCGATCTGCGAGGAGCTCTGCCATCCGATCGGCGCCGCGCGACGCCGGTTCGATCTCGCTGAGGTCGCGCAGGATGCGGAGAGGCCGAAGCGGTGACCGGCCGGCGTTCGGGTTGATCCGAACACTCCCCTCGGCGTCTGCCTTGATCAGTGCGAGAGCTGCGGCTCCGTCGTAGCCATAACTCTCCTGGACCACGCGCCGGCAGAGGTGCGTCTTGCCGTGTCCGGCGTCACCCGTCAGCACGATCAACGATGTGTCAGAGCTGTCCACGAGGCGGCGAACATAGCCCAGGGCCATCGTCGGGATTGCCGGGCGGCCTTCCCCGGGATCGATGCTCTCCTCGTATAATTCGCCAGAGTTGGTCGCGAACGGGAGGTGGCGCGCAAGGCGCTGGACGTGCGGGTTCACCTGATATGCCATCGGTCCTCACACTGCGAGGCGCGATGCACTTTCGGCATCACGCGGAGCCGATGCCGCGCGGGCGATTCGCGGGCACCCGTGATCCGTGCAGTACTGCGCGAGTGCCACGCGGAACTCGGTTGGACCGACGGACAGTGTCGATCGCTGAAGACGGTCGAGGAACCCAGCAGCAGCTCCGACTGACAGCGGCGTCGCGGACTGCAGGAACCCTCGGAGCGGCTTTCGAAGCTCGCTCACGGGCCAGGTGGTCACATCGACGGCAACGGGCTCGATGCCGGGCCCGCCGCGCGCCGCGATCGGCCACTTGCCTCGCTGGAACGGCCGCTGCGGGCGCGATTCGTACAACGCCCGGTTCTTCAGGCCTTTGCCGATCCACTCCGCGACCGGGACGGCGACCGCATTCCCCACGAGCCGCCAGCGTCGGCGGTCGCCGCGAACGTCGTCGACCGCCCCGCGCGTCCAGCCGGGCTCGAATCCCTGCAGTCGTTCAGCGTCTTCGATGCCCGGGACGACGAACGCTCGAGCTGGCGCGCGTTGGGGAAGCCACACAGCGGGCGCAGACGGAATGCCGATACCCGACCCGCCCTTCAGCGTCGGAACCGCTTCGCGTGCCCACCCGACGCCGCGGTTGCCCTCGGTCCAGTAGAAGCCGTAGCCGAACGCCGCGCGATCGAACTCCCGGTCCGCAGGCCACGTCGGCTCTTCGTCGCTCGCGAACAAGACGCAGCTGGGATCGCGCTCACGGCTCGCCACCACGAAAACGCGCTGGCGCCGCTGCGGTAGCCCGAACGCGCGCGTGTCGACGACGCGGTAGGCCCACGAGTAGCCGAGCCGCTCTAGACGCCGCGTGATGTGCCGGATCCCATGTCCCCCGTGGAGCCGCAGGATATTCGGGACGTTCTCAAGGACTACCCACGGAACGCGCGGGCCGTGCTCGATGAGTTCGAACACCACATCGATCAAGCCGGACTGTTCGCCACGAATCCCGGCCGTGCGACCTGCCTGGCTGAGATCGGTGCACGGAAAGCCCGCCGCCACGATCTCCGTCCCCCGAGGCAGCCGTCGTAGCCGTCTGATGTCGCCGACGACCGGGGAACCGAACTCGCGGTCGAGGATCGTCTTCGCCTGCTCGTCCAGCTCGGAGAGCAAGATCGTCTCGTGCCCGGCGTTCTCGAGACCGACCTCGAACCCGCCGATGCCGGCGAACAGCCCCACGACCCTCATGGTGCCCTCCTCATCGCGCGCGAGGCTACTACAACTGGACGAGGCGGGCCGACGGGAACTGACCGCGGGACGCAGGTGTTCGCCGGCGGCTTCGCCCGCCGGGCGGGAACCGACTGGCAAGCGCGTCGGAACGTTGTCCGACGTAGCTCATCAAGCGCGCGCGGTTGCAGTTGCGCGCAGGTTGCCGCGCATGCGGCGGCCTCCCTCGCGAGCGTCGAGCAGTGCTACCGATCGCCGCCGACCGAACCGTGTTCGAGCGCGCATCAATCGATCGCCTCGCCCAGGAGCACGGAGGCGTGTGCCTCTCCGACGACGACGAGCGCGCGCGTGGGACGACCGCGCTCGCGTTCGTGTGCGCGAGGGGCATCGCTGGGAAGCGCTCGCGGGGACGATCCTCGCGGGCGCGTGGTGTCCCGAGTGCTCGTGCAAGCGCGTCCGCTACTCGATCGGTGCGATGCAGCGCCTGGCCGCCGAGCACGGTGCGAGTGCTTGTCGAAGCGCTGGGCGGGGTCCGCCACGCCGCTCACGTGGCGATGCGAGCGCGGGCCGACCGCCGCCTTCGAGCATGGCGGCGTCGCGAGATCGACTGCGCGCTCGACGATGCTCCGCCGTGCCCTCGCTCGTTCCCAAACCGCCTCACGTGCGACGAGCCGCTCCGCCATCCGCGATCTCGCTCGAGCGCCACCGTCACCTCAGCTCCAGGTCGCGCAGCTCATGATCGTGGGGATGGACGACCCGACCGGCGCAGCGCCGCGACGGCGCCAGCTACGCCGAGCGATGCGGGTCGCACGCTTCTGGACTGCCGCGAGGTCGCGGTCCTCGACAGCCGCAGCGCGGTCCTACCGGGCGCAGTGCGCCGCTTCGATGTCGGCAAGCGCATGCGCGGTGCACGACATCGCG is a window encoding:
- a CDS encoding DNA cytosine methyltransferase, encoding MRVVGLFAGIGGFEVGLENAGHETILLSELDEQAKTILDREFGSPVVGDIRRLRRLPRGTEIVAAGFPCTDLSQAGRTAGIRGEQSGLIDVVFELIEHGPRVPWVVLENVPNILRLHGGHGIRHITRRLERLGYSWAYRVVDTRAFGLPQRRQRVFVVASRERDPSCVLFASDEEPTWPADREFDRAAFGYGFYWTEGNRGVGWAREAVPTLKGGSGIGIPSAPAVWLPQRAPARAFVVPGIEDAERLQGFEPGWTRGAVDDVRGDRRRWRLVGNAVAVPVAEWIGKGLKNRALYESRPQRPFQRGKWPIAARGGPGIEPVAVDVTTWPVSELRKPLRGFLQSATPLSVGAAAGFLDRLQRSTLSVGPTEFRVALAQYCTDHGCPRIARAASAPRDAESASRLAV